The genomic stretch CCGCCGAAGATGTCATTCGACTGGCCATCAGGCTGCTGGATAAAGCGGAGCTTACAGCCTGTCACGAATCACCGAGGGATTGACAAAAGGGATTTCAAGCTATAGATTAGCGGAAAAATGATCTCATCCGCCTTAAACAAACCAGGCTGCCCGGTGAGAAATTGTCAGAATCAGACTTTTACTCAGGTTGTCATCTGACTCGAAAAAAACAAACCGGACCGCCTGCAAAATCAAACGAATCAACTTATCAGGAGTTAGTCTATGCAAACCGTAAGCCTACGAAACCAACGTGAGATCACTGCAGTCAATGAATTTATTTATGGAGTCTACAATTGGATGGCGGTCGGCTTAGCCCTGACCGGTTTTGTCGCCTTTTTTGTCGCCAACAGTCAGGCCATGCAGAGCCTTATTTTCGGCAACAAGCTGGTTTTCTACGGCCTGATTTTAGGCGAGCTGGGACTGGTTTTCACACTTGCGGCCCGGATTGAAAAACTCGAAAAAAGCACTGCCACCATGCTCTACCTGCTCTACTCATTACTCAACGGCGCGACCCTCTCGTCAATTTTCATGGTCTACGCCGGCTCAACCATTACGTCCACCTTTTTTATCTGCTCCGCAACCTTCGTGGCCTGCAGCGCTTACGGCATGCTCACCAAGCGTGACCTGACCTCAATGGGAAGCTTTCTGTTCATGGGGTTGATCGGCATTGTCATCGCCTCGGTGGTCAATCTTTTTGTTCAAAGTTCGCAGATGAGCATGATGATCAGTTATATCGGGGTCCTGGTCTTTGTCGGGCTGACGGTTTACGACACCCAGCGTCTTAAGCATCTGGCGCTGGCGGGCGCGTCGGGGAACAGCACCATTCTCGGAGCGTTGACCCTCTATCTTGATTTCATCAATCTTTTTCTGATGATGCTGCGTATCATGGGTGGCAATCGGGATTAGTCGGAAAAGGAGCCGGGCAAAGGAAATTCCGGAAAGAAGTCTTTCAGCCCGGCTCCTGCAACACCGGATCAACCAGACCCGCCGCGCGAAAACCTTTTTCACGCAAACGGCAACTATCACAACTGCGGCAGGGGCGGCCCTTCGAATCGGGATCGTAACAGCTAATGGTCAGGCCGTAATCAACGCCCAACGCGCTTCCACGCTGAATAATCTCACTTTTCTGCAGGGTCAGCAAAGGCGCCTGCAATCGAAAATAACCTGGATTCTCAACCCCTTGCCGAGTCCCCAGATTAACGGCTCGTTCCATGGCATCCAGATACTCCGGACGACAGTCGGGATAGCCGCTGTAATCCAGGGCGTTAACCCCGAGAAAGATGTCCCGGGCTCCGACAACTTCAGCCCATGAAGCCGCGTAAGCCAGGAAGATGGTATTACGAGCCGGAACGTAGGTAACCGGAATAATCTTCTCCGACCCCAGCCCTTCGCCTTGTTTGGGAACGGCTATCGTCCTGTCGGTCAACGCCGACCCCCCAATCAGACCCAGATCAAGGTTCAGAATCAAGTGCTGAGACACTTCAAAAAAGGTTGCCAGCCGACAAGCCCGCTCGATTTCAACCGCATGACGCTGACCGTAGCGAAAACTCAGACAATACAGAGCAAAACCCTGTTCCCTGGCAATCGCCGCGACGGTCGCCGAATCCAACCCGCCACTCAGCAGAACAACCGCTCTTTTCTTTTGCTCAGCCTGCATCATAATTTCTACTCAACTGTTTTCATAAACGTTCTGAATCAGGCGAACCCCCAAAGGACAACCTGAATATTTACCGCTCACGCTCGTCGGCCGGCCAGATGATTTTATGCAGCTGGAGCTGTAATCTGGCCTTGACCCGACGTTCCAGCATCAGCTCGGCCAAGCGAGACGCCGGCAGGGAAGACGTTACCGGACTAAGGAGCACTTCGATCCAGGGCGGCAGAAAATTTTCAACAAACTCGGCGCTCCAGAAAAAATCATCTTCATCACATAAAACGAACTTTATTTGATGATGTTTTTGCAGAGCAGCCAAATTCTGTCGCCGAAAACTGCCGGCCATACCACTGCCCGGAGTTTTGACATCAATAATCAGATGCGCCCTTGCATCAATGGTGCTGATATCCTGCGAGCCGTTGGTTTCAACCAGAACCGTCAGTTTTTTTTCCAGCAGAAGACGAATCAATGCCGAAGACTCACTCTGCAACAAAGGCTCTCCTCCGGTCACTTCAACCAGATCAAGGCCAAAAGCCATCACCCGCTCAACAATCTCATCCAGAGACAGCCGCTCTCCGGCAAGCGCCTCCCGGGCGTAACCGGTATCACAATAACGACAGGCGAGATTGCAACCGGCAAGCCTTACAAAAACACAGGGGAGCCCCACAAACGTGGACTCCCCCTGTAAACTGGCAAAGATCTCGCTCACCCTGAGCATGGAATCATTTCCCTTTTTTGGCCTGCATCAGAATCACCACCGGACTGGCGATAAAAATCGAGGAATAGGTTCCAACCACGACCCCGACAATCATCGCAAAAGCAAAATCATGAATCACTCCGCCGCCCAGAAAGAAAAGACTAAGTAACACCAACAGGGTCGTCAACGAGGTCAGCATAGTCCGGCTGATGGTCTGATTGATGGAATTGTTGACGACCCCGACGAAATCAAGTCTGCCCCCGCTTTTCATATTTTCTCGAATCCGGTCGTAGACCACGATCGTATCATTGAGCGAATAACCGACTATCGCGAGTAACGCCGCGACGATCGGCAGCGAAAACTCCTTGTCGAGCAGGGCGAAGACGCCAACCGTGATCATGACGTCATGGGCCAGGGCGAGCACAGCACCCAGGGCGAAGCGAAATTCAAAACGCAGGGTTATATAAATCAGAATGCCGATCATGGCATAGACAATCGCCAGCAGGCCCTGACGCCGCAGATCCTTGCCGACCTTGGGGCCAACCATCTCGACCCGCCTGACATCAACATTTTCACTGCCGAAGACCTTGTCCAGCATGAGCTTGATTTCGTCGGAAAGTCCGACCAGGTCACTCTTGGACTGCTCGACCCGAATCAAAAACTCATTCGTACTCTGGTCGTCGAATTTCTGAATGGAAATATCCCCCATGTCCACCGGGGCCAGGGCCTGACGAATCTCATCGGCCGCCACGGCCTTGTCGAAACGCACCTGCACCATGGTACCACCGGCGAAATCGATACCGTAATTAAGCCCGCCGCGAAACATCAGCGAGGCCAGACCAATCATGATGGCGATCGCTGAAAGGATTATAAACAAACGACGCTTGCCGACAAAATCGACAGTCATCTTATCTGAATCAAAAAACCGCATAGTAACTCATCTCCAGGATTCTCTACCAATCAGATACTTAATTTTTTCAGAGGACGGCGGGCCGCCACCAGGTCAAAAACCAACCGGGTAACAAAGATCGCCGTATAAAGACTTGATACGATTCCCAAAGAGAGGGTAACCGCAAACCCTTTGATCGGACCGGTCCCAAACTGATAGAGGACGATTGCCGCGATCAAGGTCGTGATATTGGCATCCATAATCGTCAGAAAGGCTTTACCGTAGCCACTGTCAAGAGCGGCTCTCGGAGTTTTGCCGTACCGCAATTCTTCACGGATACGCTCGTAAATAAGAACGTTGGCATCAACCGCCATACCGATGGTCAGAACAATTCCGGCAATCCCGGGCAAGGTCAAGGTCGCCTGAACCAGGGCCAGAATACTCATGACAAAAAGCAGGTTCAGAATCAGGGCCAGGTTGGTCACCAGACCGCTGAGACGGTAATAGACAACCATGAACCCGACCACCAGGATAAAACCGACGACCATTGAGATAATTCCACTGCGAATCGAATCATGTCCCAGGGAAGGTCCGACGGAGCGCTGCTCCAGAATATTGATCGGAGCCGGCAGGGCTCCGGCCCGCAGGACGATCGCTAGATCGCGGGCCTCCTTGGCGGTAAATCGGCCGCTGACCTGGGCCTGTCCGCCGGAAATCCGCTCCTGAATCACCGGCGCCGAATAGACATTGTGATCCAGGACAATCGCCAGTCGGCGCTTGACATTGGCCCCGGTAATCTCATCAAAGATTTTGGCGCCCTGCCCATTGAACTCCAGGGCAACGTAGGGTTCGCCGAATTCGCTGTTGAAGCGAACATTGGCATTGGCGATATACTCACCGGTCATCAGACTGCGTTTTTCCACGACATACGGCCGTTTCGCCACAATCGCATTGGTTTCCGGATCACGGGTCTGTTCGTAGAGAACCTCCAGTTTATCCCCCAGCTGGGCCGGACTGACCTCGGCGGGATCGTACTGATCGCTGACCAGTTTGAATTCGAGCAGCGCGGTCTTGCCGATAAGATCAATCGCCCGGCGGGTATCCTTGACGCCGGGTAACTGCACCAGAATCCGATTATCGGACTGCAATCTGATTTCGGGCTCGGCAACCCCGAACTGATCGATCCGGTTGCGCATGGTTTCAACCGCCTGATCCAGCGCCAGTTTTTCCAAGCGCTGTCGTTCCTCGGATTCAACCCGGTAGATGACAATCGCCCCTTGGGTCGAAGCGTGCGCCCAGGCCGGAATCTTTTCGTTCATGAGATTCCGCAGTCTTTCGACATCGCTCTCCTCCGCCAGTTTGATCCGGACCGTGCCGATATCTTCCGTCTGCATGATCTCGCTGAATTTGATTTTATCCTCTTCCAGCAGGCGCTGTACGCCGGCGACCATTCGGTCGGTCGACACCTGAAGCGCCTTTTCCACATCGACTTCCATCAGCAAATGGATTCCGCCCTGCAGATCAAGTCCAAGATGAATTTTTTCCGTCGGAAAGATGTTGCCCCACCAGGCGGGAACGCGATCACTCATGGTTGGGAAAAGGTAGATTAGGGCCAAAACGATACTCACCAGGACAATCGCCAGCCGCAGTTTCACGCTTTTAATCATTAACCAACAACCTCATACAAAAAATTATCTTCGCCAAGCCCGGAATCTGCCTGGAGCCCGCCCTCAACCTGAGTCCACCCTCAAGCGGCCTTTTCACTTTCGCCTTTAATCACCGACATGATCTGTCCGCGCGCCACTTTAATTCTGACCTTTTCCGCGATCTCAATGGTCACGAAGGTGTCGGCCACGGCCGTAATCCGCCCCATGATACCGCCGGCGGTCAC from Pseudomonadota bacterium encodes the following:
- a CDS encoding Bax inhibitor-1/YccA family protein, whose amino-acid sequence is MQTVSLRNQREITAVNEFIYGVYNWMAVGLALTGFVAFFVANSQAMQSLIFGNKLVFYGLILGELGLVFTLAARIEKLEKSTATMLYLLYSLLNGATLSSIFMVYAGSTITSTFFICSATFVACSAYGMLTKRDLTSMGSFLFMGLIGIVIASVVNLFVQSSQMSMMISYIGVLVFVGLTVYDTQRLKHLALAGASGNSTILGALTLYLDFINLFLMMLRIMGGNRD
- the queC gene encoding 7-cyano-7-deazaguanine synthase QueC encodes the protein MMQAEQKKRAVVLLSGGLDSATVAAIAREQGFALYCLSFRYGQRHAVEIERACRLATFFEVSQHLILNLDLGLIGGSALTDRTIAVPKQGEGLGSEKIIPVTYVPARNTIFLAYAASWAEVVGARDIFLGVNALDYSGYPDCRPEYLDAMERAVNLGTRQGVENPGYFRLQAPLLTLQKSEIIQRGSALGVDYGLTISCYDPDSKGRPCRSCDSCRLREKGFRAAGLVDPVLQEPG
- a CDS encoding radical SAM protein encodes the protein MLRVSEIFASLQGESTFVGLPCVFVRLAGCNLACRYCDTGYAREALAGERLSLDEIVERVMAFGLDLVEVTGGEPLLQSESSALIRLLLEKKLTVLVETNGSQDISTIDARAHLIIDVKTPGSGMAGSFRRQNLAALQKHHQIKFVLCDEDDFFWSAEFVENFLPPWIEVLLSPVTSSLPASRLAELMLERRVKARLQLQLHKIIWPADERER
- the secF gene encoding protein translocase subunit SecF, which codes for MTVDFVGKRRLFIILSAIAIMIGLASLMFRGGLNYGIDFAGGTMVQVRFDKAVAADEIRQALAPVDMGDISIQKFDDQSTNEFLIRVEQSKSDLVGLSDEIKLMLDKVFGSENVDVRRVEMVGPKVGKDLRRQGLLAIVYAMIGILIYITLRFEFRFALGAVLALAHDVMITVGVFALLDKEFSLPIVAALLAIVGYSLNDTIVVYDRIRENMKSGGRLDFVGVVNNSINQTISRTMLTSLTTLLVLLSLFFLGGGVIHDFAFAMIVGVVVGTYSSIFIASPVVILMQAKKGK
- the secD gene encoding protein translocase subunit SecD, which codes for MIKSVKLRLAIVLVSIVLALIYLFPTMSDRVPAWWGNIFPTEKIHLGLDLQGGIHLLMEVDVEKALQVSTDRMVAGVQRLLEEDKIKFSEIMQTEDIGTVRIKLAEESDVERLRNLMNEKIPAWAHASTQGAIVIYRVESEERQRLEKLALDQAVETMRNRIDQFGVAEPEIRLQSDNRILVQLPGVKDTRRAIDLIGKTALLEFKLVSDQYDPAEVSPAQLGDKLEVLYEQTRDPETNAIVAKRPYVVEKRSLMTGEYIANANVRFNSEFGEPYVALEFNGQGAKIFDEITGANVKRRLAIVLDHNVYSAPVIQERISGGQAQVSGRFTAKEARDLAIVLRAGALPAPINILEQRSVGPSLGHDSIRSGIISMVVGFILVVGFMVVYYRLSGLVTNLALILNLLFVMSILALVQATLTLPGIAGIVLTIGMAVDANVLIYERIREELRYGKTPRAALDSGYGKAFLTIMDANITTLIAAIVLYQFGTGPIKGFAVTLSLGIVSSLYTAIFVTRLVFDLVAARRPLKKLSI